TCTTGAATCTTTCCAACAATCATCTCGAGGGATCAATACCTAGAGGAGGACAATTTAATACATTTTCAAACAATTCTTATGAGGAAAACTTGGGGCTATCTGGATTGCCATTGTCAGTTCAATGCAATAATGATGTCCCTCAACAACAATGTCCATCTTCTGAGGTTGAAGACAAATTTGGGTTTGGATGGAAACCAGTGGCAATAGGATATGCATGTGGAATGGTACTTGGAATTGGCTTGGGATGTTGTGTTTTCTCAATTGGAAAGCCTCAATGGCTTGTGATCATCTTTGAAGGcaaaagaatgaaaaaagagaagCCGTAGAAATCGGCATGCAAGAACAACTTAATGGCTACAACTTCTGCATGGAAATTCTGTTTTATCTTTTGTTGTAATGTAAAAATGTAATAATTTAtgcttttatattttatttgtcatgagagtgtattttttttcttttacatgTCTGCAAGTTTTGGTGATATTTGTACTTATTATATTTGTGAGTGTGTTAGTTGTTGTGAAGTGAATTATGTAGTTATAGTATATAATTGTCTCTccaatatattatatttttatgttttcatcATTCAAATTAAACAACACTTATTAGTTTCAACTCTTTCACTTAATCATACTGTTTATAAACTAAGCCAAAAACAGAAGATAATAATCATTAAAAACAGATATTACGGAAATAAAAATGTCAAACAAGGATAAAGACCATTTCGACAGGGTAAGGATTAAAGCTCCATTTAAAAGTTTGTTGTTGACCAATAGATGCTATATGCACAAAGTGAAAATCGAACTTCCACAATTACTTAAGTGAATTAGTGAGTTAACTACTAGACTAACTCAAATTTATTTGCACGTCTTTTACTTTAATTATCAGTTTTTCTTTGTTCGTCGTGACTTTTAATTATCAGTTTGTGAAAGAAAAATGTCTAGTCTTATTGTAGTGCAACTTTTGTTGGTTACTAAGCAGTGCAACTTTTTGTTCCACATAGACA
The Arachis stenosperma cultivar V10309 chromosome 7, arast.V10309.gnm1.PFL2, whole genome shotgun sequence genome window above contains:
- the LOC130941177 gene encoding receptor like protein 27-like — protein: MAGITYQDYEDPMIARIKGVSVTFGKIPNGFAIIDLSENKFEGEIPDVFGELQALISLNLSHNSLIGPIPRSLGNLTNLESFDLSSNMFDGKIPAELTNMNFLAFLNLSNNHLEGSIPRGGQFNTFSNNSYEENLGLSGLPLSVQCNNDVPQQQCPSSEVEDKFGFGWKPVAIGYACGMVLGIGLGCCVFSIGKPQWLVIIFEGKRMKKEKP